One Brachybacterium aquaticum genomic region harbors:
- a CDS encoding glycine--tRNA ligase, which translates to MAKAPTSTLDNVIALAKKRGFVFQAGEIYGGSRSAWDYGPLGVELKENIKRQWWRTFVTSRGDMVGLDSSIILPKQVWEASGHVATFTDPLVECRSCHSRFREDHLIEAFESKKGRAPEGGLAEIACPNCGTRGEFTDPQQFSGLMKTYLGAVDNESGLHYLRPETAQGIFVNFLNVVTASRQKPPFGIGQVGKSFRNEITPGNFIFRTREFEQMEIEYFTPPAEADEHFKAWVEECWNWFVDLGIKEENLRRFDVPEDERAHYSAGTIDVEYRFGFQGSEWGELMGIANRTDFDLSSHTEASGTKMQYFDQAANERYTPYVIEPSFGLTRSMMAFLVDAYREDEAPNAKGGVDKRTVLGLDPRLAPVKAAVLPLSKSEDLVPRAEELAAKLRKHWNVEMDVTQAIGRRYRRQDEIGTPFCITIDFETAEDQAVTIRERDSMAQERVALDQVESYLAARLIGA; encoded by the coding sequence GTGGCCAAGGCCCCCACCAGCACACTGGACAACGTCATCGCCCTCGCCAAGAAGCGCGGCTTCGTGTTCCAGGCCGGTGAGATCTACGGCGGTTCGCGCTCGGCCTGGGACTACGGGCCCCTCGGCGTGGAGCTCAAGGAGAACATCAAGCGCCAGTGGTGGCGCACCTTCGTCACCTCGCGCGGTGACATGGTAGGCCTGGACTCCTCGATCATCCTGCCGAAGCAGGTGTGGGAGGCCTCCGGCCACGTCGCGACCTTCACCGACCCGCTGGTGGAGTGCCGCAGCTGCCACAGCCGCTTCCGCGAGGACCACCTCATCGAGGCCTTCGAGTCCAAGAAGGGCCGCGCCCCCGAGGGCGGGCTCGCCGAGATCGCGTGCCCCAACTGCGGCACCCGCGGCGAGTTCACCGACCCCCAGCAGTTCTCGGGCCTGATGAAGACCTACCTCGGTGCCGTCGACAACGAGTCCGGGCTGCACTACCTGCGCCCCGAGACCGCCCAGGGCATCTTCGTCAACTTCCTCAACGTCGTCACCGCCTCCCGCCAGAAGCCCCCCTTCGGCATCGGCCAGGTCGGCAAGTCCTTCCGCAACGAGATCACCCCCGGCAACTTCATCTTCCGCACCCGCGAGTTCGAGCAGATGGAGATCGAGTACTTCACCCCGCCGGCGGAGGCGGACGAGCACTTCAAGGCCTGGGTCGAGGAGTGCTGGAACTGGTTCGTGGACCTCGGCATCAAGGAGGAGAACCTCCGCCGCTTCGACGTGCCCGAGGACGAGCGCGCCCACTACTCGGCCGGCACCATCGACGTCGAGTACCGCTTCGGCTTCCAGGGCAGCGAGTGGGGCGAGCTCATGGGCATCGCCAACCGCACCGACTTCGACCTCTCGAGCCACACCGAGGCCTCCGGCACGAAGATGCAGTACTTCGACCAGGCCGCGAACGAGCGCTACACCCCCTACGTCATCGAGCCCAGCTTCGGCCTGACCCGCTCGATGATGGCCTTCCTCGTGGACGCCTACCGCGAGGACGAGGCCCCCAACGCCAAGGGCGGGGTCGACAAGCGCACCGTGCTGGGCCTGGACCCGCGCCTCGCCCCGGTGAAGGCCGCGGTGCTGCCGCTGTCCAAGAGCGAGGACCTCGTGCCCCGCGCCGAGGAGCTCGCCGCGAAGCTGCGCAAGCACTGGAACGTCGAGATGGACGTGACCCAGGCGATCGGCCGCCGCTACCGCCGCCAGGACGAGATCGGCACCCCGTTCTGCATCACGATCGACTTCGAGACCGCCGAGGACCAGGCCGTCACCATCCGTGAGCGCGACTCCATGGCGCAGGAGCGCGTGGCGCTGGACCAGGTCGAGTCCTACCTCGCCGCGCGCCTGATCGGCGCCTGA
- a CDS encoding EamA family transporter: MTSSPTTPTAAPTSGASGAPASASTSGRGVPLTPVLFILGSCFSLQFGAALAVQLFPEIGSWGTTALRLGLAALMLLVIVRPKVHRFTKEQWLAVAAFGVVIGTMNGFFYASLARIPLGTAVAIEFLGPLVVSAVLSTRRADLLWVALALGGVGLFGLESFAGVSSLDPLGVFFALLAGVFWGLYVITSARVGKLVAGQDGLAIAMVIGTLTVLPLGAPGAVQGLLDPHLLLLALGTAVLASVLPYSLELAALRRLPRHVFGIMLSLEPVVALLAGMVLLSQGVTPLRLAAALLVVLASAGVTLTARSAPPQEPQPIDEPAGWELPTPTHATVTGEMPMLTEEQLAAFETGAGEAGSGNSTDGDRTSPAR; the protein is encoded by the coding sequence GTGACCTCCTCCCCCACCACCCCCACCGCGGCCCCGACCAGCGGCGCGAGCGGCGCTCCGGCCAGCGCGTCGACGTCCGGCCGCGGCGTGCCGCTGACCCCGGTCCTGTTCATCCTCGGCTCCTGCTTCTCGCTCCAGTTCGGGGCGGCGCTGGCGGTCCAGCTGTTCCCCGAGATCGGCTCCTGGGGCACCACCGCCCTGCGCCTCGGCCTCGCGGCGCTCATGCTGCTGGTGATCGTGCGCCCGAAGGTGCATCGCTTCACCAAGGAGCAGTGGCTGGCCGTCGCGGCCTTCGGCGTCGTCATCGGCACCATGAACGGGTTCTTCTACGCCTCGCTCGCGCGGATCCCGCTCGGCACCGCCGTGGCGATCGAGTTCCTCGGCCCGCTCGTGGTCTCCGCCGTGCTCTCGACCCGCCGCGCCGACCTGCTGTGGGTCGCGCTCGCCCTCGGGGGCGTGGGGCTGTTCGGCCTGGAGTCCTTCGCCGGGGTCTCCTCGCTCGACCCGCTCGGTGTCTTCTTCGCCCTGCTCGCCGGCGTGTTCTGGGGGCTGTATGTGATCACCAGCGCCCGGGTCGGCAAGCTCGTCGCCGGCCAGGACGGCCTCGCCATCGCCATGGTCATCGGCACCCTCACGGTGCTTCCCCTCGGCGCGCCGGGCGCGGTGCAGGGTCTGCTCGACCCGCACCTGCTGCTGCTCGCGCTCGGCACCGCGGTGCTCGCCTCGGTGCTGCCCTACTCCCTCGAGCTCGCCGCGCTGCGCCGCCTGCCCCGGCACGTCTTCGGCATCATGCTGAGCCTCGAGCCCGTGGTCGCTCTGCTCGCGGGCATGGTCCTGCTCAGCCAGGGCGTCACCCCGCTGCGCCTCGCCGCCGCGCTGCTCGTGGTGCTCGCGAGCGCCGGCGTCACCCTCACCGCCCGCTCCGCCCCGCCGCAGGAGCCGCAGCCGATCGACGAGCCCGCCGGCTGGGAGCTGCCCACCCCCACCCACGCCACGGTCACCGGCGAGATGCCGATGCTCACCGAGGAGCAGCTCGCGGCGTTCGAGACCGGGGCCGGGGAGGCGGGCTCGGGCAACAGCACCGACGGCGACAGGACCTCCCCCGCGCGCTGA
- a CDS encoding isoprenyl transferase: MPAAAEHGHQDPYPHPSGARPPQLPAPTIPRHVAVVMDGNGRWANRQGLPRTAGHEAGEAALLDVVAGALEIGVTHLSAYAFSTENWKRSPDEVRFLMGFSRSVLRRQRDTLNSWGVRIVWIGREQRLWGSVIKELKEAEELTRHNSRMTLYMCVNYGGRAEIVDAVREIAEEARAGRVIGRGITAASFARHLNDPDMPDVDLFLRTSGEQRTSNFLLWQSAYAELVFVPELWPEVDRVVLWRAITEYARRDRRYGGAIDAPEETAKG, encoded by the coding sequence ATGCCCGCTGCCGCTGAGCACGGCCACCAGGACCCGTACCCGCACCCGAGCGGTGCCCGGCCCCCGCAGCTGCCCGCTCCCACGATCCCGCGCCACGTGGCCGTGGTCATGGACGGCAACGGCCGCTGGGCGAACCGGCAGGGCCTGCCCCGCACCGCAGGGCACGAGGCCGGGGAGGCGGCGCTGCTGGACGTGGTCGCAGGCGCGCTCGAGATCGGCGTGACGCACCTGAGCGCCTACGCCTTCTCCACCGAGAACTGGAAGCGCTCCCCGGACGAGGTTCGCTTCCTCATGGGCTTCTCCCGCTCCGTGCTGCGCCGCCAGCGCGACACCCTGAACTCCTGGGGCGTGCGCATCGTGTGGATCGGCCGCGAGCAGCGCCTGTGGGGCTCGGTCATCAAGGAGCTGAAGGAGGCCGAGGAGCTCACCCGGCACAACTCCCGCATGACCCTGTACATGTGCGTGAACTATGGCGGCCGCGCCGAGATCGTCGACGCGGTGCGGGAGATCGCCGAGGAGGCGCGCGCCGGGCGCGTGATCGGCAGGGGCATCACCGCCGCGAGCTTCGCCCGCCACCTGAACGATCCGGACATGCCGGACGTGGACCTGTTCCTGCGCACCAGCGGCGAGCAGCGCACCTCCAACTTCCTGCTGTGGCAGTCCGCCTACGCCGAGCTCGTGTTCGTGCCGGAGCTGTGGCCGGAGGTGGACCGGGTGGTGCTATGGCGGGCGATCACCGAGTACGCCCGGCGCGACCGCCGCTACGGCGGCGCGATCGACGCCCCGGAGGAGACGGCGAAGGGCTGA
- a CDS encoding metal ABC transporter substrate-binding protein — translation MPSSFTPSRRSLFAAAGLGVGAALLAACGSGAGGGGSADGNHLTVVTSAYPLRYLATKVGGEHVEIVDLTTPGADAHGLELSIQQVIQVEKADLVPQIPGFQTALDDAIASHGGDNVLDVSSVIDLIAADAAGTHGEETSEEHAAHADEEGAGEGEDAEGEDAEGGHDGHDHGAFDPHFWHDPVRMADLGDAIAQRLGELSPELADEFTANAEALRTELETLDQDLTDDFGAVDGDRPFITSHAAYVYLAQRYDLHQIGITGVDPETEPSPQRLLALEGIVRDEGVTTVFFETTASPKVAQTLADNLGITAEELDNLETQLSEDADYPQVMRENCTKLVASWA, via the coding sequence ATGCCCTCCAGCTTCACGCCATCGCGCCGCTCCCTGTTCGCCGCCGCCGGTCTCGGCGTCGGCGCCGCCCTGCTGGCCGCCTGCGGCTCGGGTGCGGGCGGCGGGGGCTCGGCCGACGGGAATCACCTCACGGTCGTGACCTCGGCATACCCGCTGCGCTACCTCGCCACGAAGGTCGGCGGGGAGCACGTCGAGATCGTCGACCTCACCACCCCGGGCGCCGACGCGCACGGACTCGAGCTGTCGATCCAGCAGGTGATCCAGGTCGAGAAGGCGGATCTGGTGCCCCAGATCCCGGGGTTCCAGACGGCGCTCGACGACGCGATCGCCTCCCACGGCGGGGACAACGTGCTGGATGTCTCCTCGGTCATCGACCTGATCGCGGCCGACGCGGCGGGCACCCACGGCGAGGAGACCTCCGAGGAGCACGCCGCCCACGCGGACGAGGAGGGAGCCGGAGAGGGCGAGGACGCAGAGGGCGAGGACGCCGAGGGCGGTCACGACGGTCACGATCACGGCGCCTTCGACCCGCACTTCTGGCACGACCCGGTGCGGATGGCGGACCTCGGCGACGCGATCGCGCAGCGGCTCGGCGAGCTCTCCCCTGAGCTCGCGGACGAGTTCACCGCCAATGCCGAGGCGCTGCGCACCGAGCTGGAGACGCTGGACCAGGACCTCACCGACGACTTCGGTGCCGTCGACGGAGACCGGCCCTTCATCACCAGCCACGCCGCCTACGTCTACCTCGCCCAGCGCTACGACCTCCACCAGATCGGCATCACCGGCGTGGATCCCGAGACCGAGCCCTCCCCGCAGCGCCTGCTCGCCCTCGAGGGGATCGTGCGCGACGAGGGCGTGACGACTGTCTTCTTCGAGACCACCGCTTCGCCGAAGGTCGCCCAGACCCTCGCCGACAACCTCGGCATCACCGCCGAGGAGCTCGACAACCTCGAGACCCAGCTCTCCGAGGACGCGGACTACCCTCAGGTCATGCGAGAGAACTGCACGAAGCTCGTGGCGAGCTGGGCATGA
- a CDS encoding 2'-5' RNA ligase family protein encodes MRVFAALRPPADVLKHLDAALSGVRAGSGLSLRWSDPAQWHLTLAFHPALPAGALEGVADELAHTARRHAPLDLALHGAGEFGHRTLWIGVAGQTAQLADLMAEDLLGEGSEDGADGAARGGRRDPRERRRAHLTVARVSARAPRAPRRRRRGEAPEPDPTRMLLDSAVNALSVYRGPTWRAREIELLASHLGEGRGGGPRHEVLATVPLGG; translated from the coding sequence ATGCGGGTCTTCGCGGCGCTGCGCCCACCGGCCGACGTGCTCAAGCACCTCGACGCGGCGCTGTCGGGCGTGCGCGCGGGCTCCGGGCTGTCGCTGCGCTGGAGCGATCCGGCGCAGTGGCATCTCACCCTCGCCTTCCACCCCGCTCTGCCGGCCGGGGCGCTCGAGGGCGTCGCCGACGAGCTCGCGCACACGGCGCGCCGGCACGCACCGCTCGACCTCGCGCTGCACGGGGCCGGCGAGTTCGGGCACCGCACGCTGTGGATCGGGGTCGCCGGGCAGACGGCGCAGCTCGCGGACCTGATGGCCGAGGATCTGCTCGGCGAGGGGTCGGAGGACGGCGCGGACGGTGCCGCTCGGGGCGGCCGACGGGATCCGCGGGAGCGGCGGCGTGCGCATCTGACGGTCGCCCGGGTCTCGGCCCGCGCTCCGCGGGCCCCGCGTCGGCGCCGCCGCGGCGAGGCGCCGGAGCCCGATCCGACGCGGATGCTGCTGGACTCCGCGGTGAACGCGCTGTCGGTCTATCGCGGACCGACCTGGCGGGCGAGGGAGATCGAGCTGCTCGCCTCCCACCTCGGCGAGGGCCGCGGCGGCGGACCGCGCCACGAGGTGCTCGCGACCGTGCCGCTGGGCGGGTGA
- the recO gene encoding DNA repair protein RecO: protein MTSKLYRDDAIVLRTHPLGEADRIITLLTRRHGKVRAVAKGVRRTGSRFGARLEPFSLVDVQLHAGRNLHTVTQVVTIEAFAVGITADYGRFTAASAMLETTDRLTDEMVDPSQRGFLMLVGALRAMGEGRIPPPLVLDSFLLRTLAVSGWAPELRVCATCGAEGPHHAFDIRAGGLVCTPCRRPGAIAVRQAAIEHMIFLLAGDWENVLSADETIHAEAGRLITDTMTWHLERSVRSLHYVER, encoded by the coding sequence ATGACCAGCAAGCTCTACCGTGACGACGCGATCGTACTGCGCACCCACCCGCTGGGCGAGGCCGACCGCATCATCACCCTGCTCACCCGCCGCCACGGCAAGGTGCGCGCGGTCGCCAAGGGCGTGCGCCGCACCGGCAGCCGCTTCGGCGCCCGGCTCGAGCCGTTCTCGCTGGTCGACGTGCAGCTGCACGCCGGACGGAACCTCCACACCGTCACCCAGGTGGTGACCATCGAGGCCTTCGCCGTGGGGATCACCGCGGACTACGGGCGCTTCACCGCCGCCAGCGCCATGCTCGAGACCACCGACCGGCTCACCGACGAGATGGTCGATCCCAGCCAGCGCGGCTTCCTCATGCTCGTCGGGGCGCTGCGCGCGATGGGCGAGGGCCGGATCCCGCCGCCGCTGGTGTTGGACTCCTTCCTGCTGCGCACCCTCGCGGTGTCCGGCTGGGCGCCGGAGCTGCGGGTCTGCGCGACCTGCGGCGCCGAGGGCCCCCATCACGCCTTCGACATCCGCGCCGGCGGGCTGGTGTGCACGCCGTGCCGTCGGCCCGGAGCGATCGCCGTGCGCCAGGCCGCGATCGAGCACATGATCTTCCTGCTCGCCGGGGACTGGGAGAATGTGCTGTCCGCCGACGAGACGATCCACGCCGAGGCGGGCCGCCTGATCACGGACACGATGACCTGGCACCTCGAGCGCTCCGTCCGCTCGCTGCATTACGTCGAACGCTGA
- a CDS encoding EcsC family protein, which yields MGIFSMLRRDESAKKTARQAMKEAKSTKGSAPADSGGAVQRLIDSVRDIGLDGKLTYSSAADVARKAQRGRARKRPEKAVRRIVRSHRRGVTVAGFLTGLGGAITLPVLLPTNVMEFYIQSTRMVGAIAAVRGYDLDDPEIRVRVLAALVGEESGEVLKNIGLGPVAGVAARGVAGRLPSTPQSQVASAVGSRILKRFALRSSRLFGKAIPGLGGVLGAMSDRSQLNKIAEAAKRSFPQVS from the coding sequence ATGGGGATCTTCAGCATGCTGCGCCGCGACGAGTCGGCGAAGAAGACCGCACGCCAGGCCATGAAGGAGGCGAAGTCCACCAAGGGCTCCGCCCCCGCTGACAGCGGCGGGGCCGTCCAGCGCCTCATCGACTCCGTCCGCGACATCGGCCTGGACGGGAAGCTCACCTACTCCTCCGCCGCGGACGTCGCGAGGAAGGCCCAGCGCGGCCGGGCCCGCAAGCGCCCGGAGAAGGCGGTGCGTCGGATCGTGCGCTCCCACCGCCGGGGCGTGACCGTCGCCGGATTCCTCACGGGGCTCGGCGGTGCGATCACCCTGCCGGTCCTGCTGCCCACCAACGTGATGGAGTTCTACATCCAGTCCACCCGCATGGTCGGCGCGATCGCGGCCGTGCGCGGCTACGACCTGGACGATCCCGAGATCCGCGTGCGCGTCCTCGCGGCACTGGTCGGCGAGGAGTCCGGCGAGGTGCTGAAGAACATCGGCCTCGGCCCGGTCGCCGGCGTCGCCGCTCGCGGCGTGGCCGGGCGCCTGCCCTCCACGCCCCAGTCCCAGGTCGCCTCCGCCGTGGGATCCCGGATCCTGAAGCGCTTCGCCCTGCGCTCCTCGCGCCTGTTCGGCAAGGCGATCCCGGGCCTCGGCGGCGTGCTCGGCGCGATGTCCGACCGCTCCCAGCTGAACAAGATCGCCGAAGCCGCGAAGCGCTCCTTCCCGCAGGTCAGCTGA
- a CDS encoding Fur family transcriptional regulator yields MQRNTRQRAAILETLSRQDDFRSAQQIHEQMKADGETVGLATVYRNLQALSRSGRLDVLVAGDGESLYRQCEDSGHHHHLVCRECGRTVEFLAPRLEGAMTTIANEHGFTDLDHTLEVFGLCAEHSAAGGDEAEDGAPGR; encoded by the coding sequence ATGCAACGGAACACCCGCCAGCGCGCAGCGATCCTGGAGACGCTCTCGCGGCAGGACGACTTCCGCTCCGCCCAGCAGATCCATGAGCAGATGAAGGCCGACGGGGAGACCGTGGGCCTGGCGACCGTGTACCGCAACCTGCAGGCGCTCTCGCGCTCGGGTCGGCTCGACGTGCTCGTCGCGGGCGACGGCGAGTCCCTGTACCGCCAGTGCGAGGACTCCGGGCACCACCACCACCTGGTCTGCCGCGAGTGCGGCCGCACCGTCGAGTTCCTCGCCCCGCGCCTCGAGGGCGCGATGACCACGATCGCGAACGAGCACGGCTTCACCGACCTCGACCACACCCTGGAGGTGTTCGGCCTGTGCGCGGAGCATTCCGCGGCCGGGGGCGACGAGGCGGAGGACGGGGCGCCGGGCCGATGA
- a CDS encoding DedA family protein has product MMDWVQSLPLLPAVAFLYVVIWCRAGATYLVGRGARKAVDRGRVAKFLDSPNVQHATELVNRWGAPVVALSFLTVGFQTAANAAAGLTAMPARRYLPALALGGLAWAFIYATVGLVAFAAWFELFLRSPWAAVAVLALLVVLVAVLLRHKRRTGGASAAATTEAATADTSVTETSATDTATTAAGESTLAESSEPLPSER; this is encoded by the coding sequence ATGATGGACTGGGTGCAGAGCCTGCCGCTGCTGCCGGCGGTCGCCTTCCTCTACGTCGTGATCTGGTGCCGCGCGGGCGCCACCTATCTCGTGGGGCGCGGGGCGCGCAAGGCCGTGGACCGCGGCCGGGTCGCGAAGTTCCTCGACTCCCCCAATGTCCAGCACGCTACCGAGCTCGTCAACCGCTGGGGCGCGCCGGTGGTGGCGCTGAGCTTCCTCACCGTCGGCTTCCAGACCGCTGCCAACGCCGCCGCGGGACTCACCGCCATGCCCGCGAGGCGCTACCTCCCCGCGCTCGCCCTTGGCGGGCTCGCCTGGGCGTTCATCTACGCCACCGTGGGTCTGGTGGCCTTCGCCGCCTGGTTCGAGCTGTTCCTGCGCTCGCCCTGGGCGGCCGTGGCTGTGCTCGCGCTGCTCGTGGTGCTGGTCGCCGTGCTGCTGCGTCACAAGCGCCGCACCGGCGGGGCCAGCGCCGCCGCGACGACCGAGGCTGCGACGGCAGACACTTCGGTGACCGAGACTTCGGCGACCGACACCGCGACGACCGCCGCCGGCGAGAGCACCCTCGCCGAGAGCTCGGAGCCGTTGCCCAGCGAGCGCTGA
- a CDS encoding metal ABC transporter ATP-binding protein → MSAAAPSPVVDVRGAVVALGGQRILHGVDLRIEPGEMVALLGANGSGKSTLLRAVVGVLPLEEGSARLFGRPVAQGAAHDRLGYVPQDSAEGGSIPATARETVAAGLLGSRSWWPSTRDPRVTRALEAVGMADLAGRPITRMSGGQRRRVMIARALVREPELLVLDEPFSGVDVPTQELIAGLFRELSAKGTTILVVLHETGPLGGDIRRAVVLDHGHVVHDGPEHDRPHLDPGHDHPEDALPYDECLGQEIHPL, encoded by the coding sequence ATGAGCGCCGCGGCCCCCTCCCCCGTCGTCGATGTGCGCGGCGCGGTCGTCGCCCTCGGCGGCCAGCGGATCCTCCACGGCGTGGACCTGCGGATCGAGCCCGGAGAGATGGTGGCTCTGCTCGGCGCCAACGGCTCGGGCAAGTCGACCCTGCTGCGTGCCGTCGTCGGCGTGCTCCCCCTCGAGGAGGGCAGCGCGCGCCTGTTCGGCCGTCCCGTCGCCCAGGGCGCCGCGCACGACCGGCTCGGCTACGTGCCCCAGGACTCCGCCGAGGGCGGCTCCATCCCTGCCACGGCCCGCGAGACCGTCGCGGCCGGCCTCCTCGGCTCCCGCTCCTGGTGGCCGAGCACCCGCGATCCCCGCGTCACCCGCGCCCTGGAGGCCGTGGGCATGGCCGACCTCGCCGGCCGCCCCATCACCCGCATGTCCGGCGGGCAGCGGCGCCGCGTCATGATCGCCCGGGCGCTGGTGCGCGAGCCCGAGCTGCTGGTCCTGGACGAGCCCTTCTCCGGCGTGGACGTCCCCACCCAGGAGCTCATCGCGGGCCTGTTCCGCGAGCTGTCCGCGAAGGGCACCACGATCCTCGTCGTCCTGCACGAGACCGGACCTCTTGGCGGGGACATCCGCCGCGCCGTCGTGCTCGACCACGGCCACGTCGTCCACGACGGGCCCGAGCACGACCGCCCCCACCTGGACCCCGGCCACGACCACCCCGAGGACGCCCTCCCCTACGACGAGTGCCTCGGACAGGAGATCCACCCCCTATGA
- a CDS encoding LysR substrate-binding domain-containing protein, whose translation MLNLHRLFLLRELRRLGTMSAVARVHSMSPSAVSQQLSHLERETKVTLFEQAGRKVVLTDAGMRLARRAEDVLGLLEAAESELVAAQGEAGGVLRVASFQTPLIALAPRAVSVLEQRHPDLRIEIAQREVEEAYLGLLAHRFEVILGEDYPGGQQVVRRGTDREHLLRDPLLLVVPDHGPASEARRLTDLAQMPWALDPENSRTGVWERTYLRAAGIEPWVRFETPDPLLQVHLVRSGHAAAFVPGIIASEHLGGTRVRRLPGDPHRSLYTAARAGAREHPALLAFRAALLEAAGSIADLTGLEPLAE comes from the coding sequence ATGCTGAACCTGCACCGTCTGTTCCTGCTGCGCGAACTGCGCAGGCTGGGGACGATGTCCGCCGTGGCGCGGGTGCACTCGATGTCCCCGTCGGCCGTGTCCCAGCAGCTCTCCCACCTGGAGCGGGAGACCAAGGTCACCCTGTTCGAACAGGCCGGGCGGAAGGTGGTCCTCACCGACGCGGGAATGCGCCTGGCGCGCCGGGCGGAGGACGTGCTGGGGCTGCTGGAGGCGGCCGAGTCCGAGCTGGTCGCCGCGCAGGGCGAGGCCGGGGGAGTGCTGCGAGTGGCGTCCTTCCAGACTCCGCTGATCGCCCTGGCCCCGAGGGCGGTGAGCGTGCTCGAGCAGCGCCATCCGGACCTGCGCATCGAGATCGCCCAGCGCGAGGTCGAGGAGGCCTACCTCGGCCTGCTCGCCCACCGCTTCGAGGTGATCCTCGGCGAGGACTACCCCGGCGGGCAGCAGGTGGTGCGCCGCGGCACCGACCGCGAGCACCTGCTGCGCGACCCGCTGCTGCTGGTGGTGCCCGACCACGGCCCCGCCTCCGAGGCGCGACGCCTCACCGACCTCGCCCAGATGCCGTGGGCGCTGGACCCCGAGAACTCGCGCACCGGCGTGTGGGAGCGGACCTATCTGCGCGCCGCCGGCATCGAGCCGTGGGTGCGCTTCGAGACCCCGGACCCGCTGCTCCAGGTGCACCTGGTCCGCTCCGGGCACGCGGCCGCGTTCGTGCCCGGGATCATCGCCTCCGAGCACCTCGGCGGCACCCGGGTGCGGCGCCTTCCCGGGGACCCGCACCGCAGCCTCTACACCGCGGCCCGCGCCGGAGCCCGGGAGCATCCCGCGCTGCTCGCCTTCCGTGCGGCGCTGCTCGAGGCCGCAGGCTCGATCGCGGACCTGACAGGGCTCGAGCCGCTCGCGGAGTGA
- a CDS encoding dodecin — MSGHVYSITEIVGTSPESSDDAVKNALAEAGKTLRNLDWFEVQSIRGHIVDGYVADWQVTIKLGFRHEG, encoded by the coding sequence ATGTCAGGGCACGTCTACAGCATCACCGAGATCGTCGGCACCTCCCCGGAGAGCAGCGACGACGCCGTGAAGAACGCCCTCGCCGAGGCCGGGAAGACCCTGCGGAACCTCGACTGGTTCGAAGTCCAGTCCATCCGCGGCCATATCGTCGATGGCTACGTCGCGGACTGGCAGGTGACGATCAAGCTCGGGTTCCGCCACGAGGGATGA
- a CDS encoding metal ABC transporter permease has translation MISPLDILTSDLLRYPLIIALLIGLTAPVVGTYLVQKRLSLLGDGLGHVALTGVAVGWLVGAWLSATPADLLAIPGALAASVIGAVLIEYVREVSHTSRDVALAILFYGGIAGGVVIIQLAGGTSQNLMGYLFGSLSTVTRLDTVISAVLAVVVLAIGVGLSGLLSAVTADEEFARASGLPVRTVNVLIAVMAALTVTLSMRIVGALMVSALMIVPVAAAQNLVVGFTRTMRTAMVIAVVCALGGLLITVYVDLPPGGVIVLLTIGVYILGLLSRALRPARPGRERHGEHAGGAGSGPGPGRTAAPSAAARSTTGATGA, from the coding sequence ATGATCTCGCCCCTCGACATCCTCACCTCCGACCTGCTGCGCTACCCGCTGATCATCGCGCTGCTCATCGGACTGACCGCTCCCGTCGTCGGCACCTACCTGGTCCAGAAGCGCCTGTCCCTGCTCGGCGACGGGCTCGGCCACGTGGCCCTGACCGGCGTCGCCGTCGGCTGGCTGGTGGGTGCCTGGCTCTCGGCCACCCCCGCCGACCTCCTCGCGATCCCGGGGGCGCTGGCCGCCTCGGTGATCGGCGCGGTGCTCATCGAGTACGTCCGCGAGGTCTCCCACACCAGCCGCGACGTGGCACTCGCGATCCTGTTCTACGGCGGCATCGCCGGTGGCGTCGTGATCATCCAGCTCGCCGGCGGCACCTCCCAGAACCTCATGGGCTACCTCTTCGGCTCGCTGTCCACCGTGACGCGGCTGGACACCGTCATCTCCGCGGTCCTCGCCGTCGTCGTGCTCGCGATCGGGGTGGGCCTGTCGGGGCTGCTCTCGGCCGTCACGGCCGACGAGGAGTTCGCCCGCGCCTCCGGCCTGCCGGTGCGCACCGTCAACGTGCTGATCGCCGTGATGGCCGCGCTCACCGTCACCCTGTCGATGCGGATCGTCGGCGCGCTCATGGTCTCCGCGCTCATGATCGTCCCGGTCGCCGCCGCGCAGAACCTCGTGGTCGGCTTCACCCGCACCATGCGCACCGCGATGGTCATCGCCGTGGTCTGCGCCCTCGGCGGACTCCTCATCACCGTCTACGTCGACCTGCCCCCGGGCGGCGTGATCGTGCTGCTCACCATCGGGGTGTACATCCTCGGGTTGCTGAGCCGGGCGCTGCGCCCCGCTCGCCCGGGGCGGGAGCGCCACGGCGAGCACGCCGGGGGCGCCGGGTCGGGACCCGGGCCCGGCCGCACCGCCGCCCCGTCGGCCGCCGCACGGAGCACGACCGGCGCGACCGGCGCGTGA